Sequence from the Myotis daubentonii chromosome 20, mMyoDau2.1, whole genome shotgun sequence genome:
TGGAGCTTGATGCTGTATTAATGCTGTTCTTTGCCAGCTGGCCTCCCAAATGACAGACTTGGGTTTTTAATGTGTTTTCCTCCTCTTGGTTTATTAGCTTTATAGTTTGCCACTGACTTACAAAGGAGCAAAGTGACAGATGTCAGCCATGCTTTGCTGACAATATCTCCTGCAAGCTGAAGCACTTTCCCGTCCCCTCTGATGAGAAAACCCGTCTGCTGCTGGGGGAGATTGCACATTCAAGGAAGGAGACCGAGTCAGGGCAAGGACAGAGAGTTAAGGTCACATAAGGCCCAGGCAGCATGCAGTTCAGAAAGTAGGCCGTGTGTGTGTAGGTCCTAGGAACACTCTAGAAGTGCCCACTATTTCTTACCTTCCCATTATGGGCTATTTTGGGGGCAGTGAAtgttttcttatcattttttaaaaccaattcATGAAATAATTGGCCAATTTTTACTTCTCCTAATTCTCATAGTAAATATTAGCATATTTGCTATTGAACAATGAAATGATAACATTGAGTCTAATTATGCTTAAAAGACGAAAGAACTGATGTGGAATCTATACTGTAAAATCCAGTCTTTTGAAGATGGGGAAATTCTAGTCAATTttactccttttcctttttaacaaCAGTATCCTGAATTCTTCAGAATTAAAGCTGTGAAAATCATTGGCTTTATTTAtcacaatagtcaagatttaCCATCAGGTTACTTTTTAATAAGTTATGATTCATGTGGTTAAAATGCTTTATGTCCTTCAATTTAGAAGCCATTCGGAAATAGCATCAGCCGGCACAACGGGGAGCCGGAGCAGCGAGCGCAGAACGCCGTGCCGCACAGGAGCGCGCAGGTATGCGGCTCACCTCGCCTGGGCCTCTGGTTAAGGGACTTTCCCTAAGGAAATGCGTTGAAAACCACAGTACCTCTTCCATCTTTTCTAAAAGCCTGTCCTTCCATTGGGACTGAATATAATTTAATGAATTTATCCTTATTAGTTTATGGCTATATTGTGCTGCTGAGTTAGTTAATGTGGTAGCATTAATGATAATGATTGATTACAGATAATTAGTGCCTTGTATTTTTTTAACCAGGAACAATTCCCTTTGTCACAAGAAAGTAGTTACACGTCTATACAGCATAGCCTTCGTCcaagaagagaagagagcaaatttaaaaaaatagacttagaggaagaaaaaattGTTACGAAAGGACCTACATTGAGAACCTGGGACGTGACAGCCACACAGACGAAGGACTTGGAGTTCGGAGGAGTCCCTGGTAGGTgtcagagctgggctgagggggggccggggggccaggccagcgggAGTTGTGATAAAGTGAACAGGAAAGGCCTTTCTCTGAAGATCTGAAGCGGGCCAGGCAAAGAGCCaggtgggagcccagggaggagggggggcggggggggggatgaatgagggaggtgggtgggacgAGATCAACAAAGATTTTGtgtgcatataggcataacccataACCCATAACCCataggacacagacaatagggtggtgaaggcggggggtgggggtggcgggtggagacaggctagaagaggtcaacaatagattaaaaaaaaaaaaaggaacatcaggtccaaaggcctgaggtgggagccttttattgatttcagagagaggaagggagcgggagagagtcattgatcggctgcctcctgcaggccaccTACTGGTTCTCGGGttgacactgagccacaccagctggccagGTGGGAGCATTTTTGAGGATTATAATGGAGTAGAGAGGGTGCCAGAGTGGCTGTAGATGTTTAGCAATCTGTTAGGTTTTGATCAAAGAAGCGATAGAAGGAAGGTTGGCATGGACGATCAGGGACAAAGAAATCTGCTCGTCAGCCCTGCGGTGACGGGCCCGGCgtgggcaggagcagggaggctgTGGACATGAGATGGGGCATGGGCCTACCCCACCTGCCAGGCGGGTTGATTATGAGTCAAAGATCTGAGGTGCTCAGAGGCTTGGAGTTATTAAGTGGGTGGTGCTGCTGGAGTTTTACGAGCTAGGAGAGGAAAGTACTTCTTGGCAAATGGTCCCAAGTCCTGCAGGCTTTCTTGCTTGATCTTGTAAGTTGTCTAGCTGCTCCATTAAAGATGGCGCCCAGCATCCAGTCTGGCCGTGTTACCTGAAGGTGATGCTGTTTTAATTGTTAGAAACTTACAAAGTTTTAAAGATCAGGCTGATAATCTTTGGCTGTTCCGATCTTAATTTGCTGGGTTTTCAGTGTTCTAGAGCTTGGGTGTGAGCTGTCAGTGCTGGGCAGCTGCTGTGTTACTGCTTTAGGACCAGGGTCGCTTGCCCACAGGACATGATAGAGAttagagcttttttaaaaaaaatctttattgttgaaagtattacataggtcctcccctgcacccctccccatTAACCTCTTGAGATTAGGGCTTTTTGATGATACACTGAAAATTGGTTTCAAGCAGCTGGCCAGACTAGAGTTCTGACCTTAAAAACCCCAAATGATTCTTgaagaaaacaatagaaaacacTGGGTTGGAAATTGAGCCTTGACTGTTCCCTGATTGTCTGCAGGTGCATTTCTTATCATGCTCGGCCTGCCCGCCTTCCTCTTCCTGTTGCTGTTGATGTGTAGGCAGAGGGAGCCCAGTCTTCTGAACTTCCCGCCTCCTCTGCCAGCTCTGTCTGATCTGTGGGAAGCCAGAGTGTTTGGGGCCTACCTCCTCTGGTTTGGGGTTCAGGCTTTGTTCTACTCGCTGCCAATCGGGAAGGTAAGTGTCtgccaggggcggggcagggccctGCGCGTTTCCTCCCTCTCCGTGCTCACGTGCACAAGGTCACAGCAGGTCTGCGCTGAAAGCTGTCCTCGCTCCTAACGACCCTCACTTAGTCTGGTAAGCCTTTGCCCTTGAACCCAGTAACACCTGCCTATTAAGTGGAACTAAAACTCGAATTGAGGTTTCTTGTGTAACTTTGCAAGCCAAGTAGAAAAGGATAAACTATTGTGCAAAATAGCCTAATGGTAGAGGTTAAAAAAATCCCCCCTCAGTAAAAGTTATTTCAGATACAGGATTTAAAGTGATCAGTTGATAAGCTACTGAGCTTAGTGGATTCAGCCTGcactttttacttattattttttaaatatattcttaaaatacctttttattgattttagagagagggataaaaacgtcgatgaaagagaaacatcgatcggctgcctccttcacaccctgtattggggatcaagcctgccacccaggcctgtgcctgactgggaattgaactgctgacctctggctcatgggtcgatgctcgaccactgagcaacaccagccaggctattctTAATATGAGTTTCTGATTTTCTGAAATTTGTTGTCAGGAACATTTAATGTTCTTTCAGCCTCATGCAGTGTCTAAAATTTGTCCTCATTGCTAAGCGtagtttttccttctttcagTAGAGGACTTGGATAGACTGAAAGGAACAAGAGATCCCTAAGCAATAAATAATTCAGCTAGAGATCTTGTTCTTAGGGCTTTGCAAATGTACCAGCTGTCTGTAAACCAAAGGCTCAGGTTTGCTAGGACTGGTGGATGCCAGTGACGGGGCTAGAGCCGCAGACTTACATATTTGGAATCTCACCATCACATCCTTGGCTGTTGCGAGGAGTGTTGTGATATAGACATTCAGGCTCTCCAGGGAAAATCACAAATTCAGATTAATTTAGGTAAGGTGAGCTCAAACTAGGTAAGATTTGTTAAGAAAAGCAGTTTTGATGCCTAAattacctatctatcatctatctatatacacacacacacgcacagaaaaatagaaactgaAAACCCAAGGCAGTATTTGTGAGACACCTTTAATAGGTAAGTGTCAGTTGGAATAGCATGTGGGGTTTTGCTAATCCTGTGATCTGAAACGGGATTACATTTCCCCTGGGTGCCCTTTCATAGCTAATGAAAGGGTAAAGGAGTGTAGCCCACGGAAAATGATACCATGTTAGTATTTGGCAGTGTAAAATTACTTGCAATTTTCAGTAGTTATTTTGGGTGGTAAACGTGGCTGCCATTGAACAAGAGGGCTTTTCCCTTGAACTCGTCCCGTTCAGGTGGTGTGTTTCTCAGGTACCTGTGGCCTGGGCACACCCGGGGGTCTCAGAGGAGCTGAGTGGCCCCAAAACAAAGTGCTCAGGCTCTTATGGAGGAAACAGAATCCTGTTAATGACGAAGTCGGGGAGCGTAGGTGTGTAAATGGCCGAGCACGTCGGTATCAGTGCGTATCATCAGCTGGCGCATGGGCCAGAGCGGGTGGGCGAGCGGGAGAGCGGGCGGAAAGGGCCCCCCATGCCAGTGTGAGCAGTGGGCCGTCCCTGGAGATTCTGAGCTTGAGCTGAACCTACAGGTGCTCCTACAGCCCGTCCACGTGGGGCGGCTCTTGTGATGGTCTCATACACGGAGCAGTTACTATTAGGTTCATATTTGAGACAAGTTCCTGAGGGTGGGCTCGCTTCATCCAAGCATTTGCCGTTAAGATATTTGAAACCTGTTGCCAAATTTCCCTGCCAAAAGGCAGTCCTCCTGGGACAAGAGGTTTGAGTGACGTTAGAAGACATCTACTAGTATATGACACTAGTGCTGTGTTTCTAAGATTTCAcattcagtttcttttctttcaaggTGGTAGAAGGAACACCTCTGGCCGATGGAAGAAGACTCCAGTACAGGCtaaatggtgatttttttaagACTCAAATTAATGACTTAAAGCTCAGAAGTGTTGAGTGTAAACCCCCAGAGTCGATTACACCAGAACAGTAAACAGTAGCCTCTCTCTGGTCTGAAGGGCATGCACGTGAACTGTTCATACCTGCAGCCAGCGTGTAAAAGTATTTGAGAAGTTATCTGAGAGACAGGCATCTGTACAGATTGCCTGTTCCTGTTTGTGCATGTTTGGCCTGAATCATGAAATTAGGACTTTAAAAATAACCTTGCGTTCTTCTATACTGGGAGCCACCTCACGTGCACGCTGGCTGACGTGGGTGTTCTTGCCTTTTTTAGGGTTCTATGCTTTCATCCTGACGTCGGCAGCCGTGGGAGCCGCTCTCTTCTGGGGCGTGGAGCTCTGCTACGTGTACCACCATTTCCTTCAGTTCGCACTGGCGGCCCTCGTGTTTGCTGCCGGCTTGAGTGTTTATCTCTACGCGCGGGGCCTGCGTGCGCCCCGGGGGGACCTGTCTCCGGCCAGCTCTGGTGAGCAGTGTGGGGAGATCGGCTCCCCCACTTATCCCCACCCCCGGGCGTGGACTTATGGGCGGGGAAGAGAAATAAGGACAAATaaaaagatggagaaaaaaatgtaaaaaaaaaaaaagaaacttaaactATATCTCTTAATACTTTCttgtttctcttcccttctttagTCACTTGATGACAGTAAGACATTTTAGTAACTTATAGTAACATTTTAGTAAAGGTTAGTAGCATCATAATTTATGACAAATATTACTTTTTGTCCCAAGTAGTAAATAGCCTTTAAAAAAACAGCACAACAAAGAGATTTCAAATTGGTTGATTCTGACCTAAAGTATTTAAGCGTTAAGAAAATTAGATTGCTTATTTAGAAACATAAGCTACATTAAAAAGTATTCAGTTCCCTTAAAGTCAGTGGTCTGGCCCCACGCTGTGCGGCAGgcggatggtggtggtggtggtgggggagccgGCGCCCCGCTGCTCAGCCCCGGGTCCTCCTgctcagggcgggggggggggggggggtggacccGGGCGGAGGACGGCTGTGCCTGTAAGAGCCTCACAGTTGGGTCTGGAATAGGGCGTTGCCCAAAAGCTGTGTGAACAAGGACTGTCCCTTCTCAGGAAACGCCATCTACGATTTCTTCATTGGCCGCGAGCTAAACCCTCGGATCGGGACTTTTGATCTCAAATACTTTTGTGAACTGCGCCCGGGACTGATCGGATgggtatgtgtttttttaaaaaatttcagttcAGTCGTGCAAATTGGTCTTGGACTTAGAATTGCAGACAGTTTTAAGGAAGCGGTGGGTGGTATATTTTAGGAATAATTACAGCTTTCCCTAAATCTGCCTACTTAAAGTATTTTCTTACGGCGAATATAGTCCAGAGGTTAAGATGCCCTGTTACAGGTTAGTAAACCTTAGAAGGGTTTATTTTCACAGTTGTTTCTGTTTATGTAGGAAAGGGGTCGTGTTGGTGGATTCACGTAAGGAAAAAGAACAAACGTATTTCACACACGTGGAGTTGCAACAGTAAAGAGTCCCCTTAGATCCATCCCTCCACTTCCCAGGGTTAGCCTCTGGCACAGCCACAGCCATGATCCGGGCAGCACAGCCACTGGGACAGTTCCCACGCGGGCCTGGCTCTGTGGATCCTCTGCAGCCCACAGTCACTTCTGGTTACTGTGCTTTGGTCTCCTCTCGTCTTCCCTTGTCTCCCGGACCTTGACCCTCGAGGAGGACCTTTCACTGGGTTAGTCCAGTGCTTTCTCCTTTTtgatcctcaccgaggatatgtttttattgattttgagagagagacatcgatcggttgcctcccttatgtgtcctgatctggaatcgaacccacagccttttggagTATGGGACAGTGTTCCAGCCAACTGAGCACCCTGCCAGGCCCAGTGTTTCCTCATGGTTGGAGTGATGCACTTGGGCAAGACCACCACAGACACGACCTTCTGTCCTCTCAGTGCCCCTGTCCAGGGTTCACAGGTGATGTGCCTCATCACCGTGGCGATGGCTGGGGAAGCTGGCGTCCCGCCCTACCCCCCGTGGGTGCTAAGGACCTTCTCCGAGGGCCGTGGGGACGATTCTGGCCCTTTGGTTTCAGGTGGTGATTAACTTGGTGATGCTTTTGGCTGAGATGAAGTTACAGCACCGAGCTGCCCCGTCCTTGGCGATGATTCTGGTGAACAGCTTCCAGCTCTTATACGTGGTGGATGCGCTCTGGAACGAGGTAACTAGTTTCAAAAGCAGACGCCTCTGCCTGTGGGTGAGTAACCTGCCCTCTGGGCCTCGCTTCTACACCAAGTGAGGCGGTGCCCCGGATGGAGGGATGGCAGTCCCTGGGGTGCCCTGAGCCGATGTGGGGTGAGCACAGCAGGTAGTGGGTGTCTGCAGGCGTCCAGGGCCACCTGCTCACGCTCACCAAATGCTCAAGGGATGGCATTCACTTCCTTAATTTACCATGAGCTGTGGCCGTGTTGCCAGGTAGCTTATTTCCTTAAGTGGAAAATGTACCGAAAAGTCAGATTCTGATTAGAAATGACATTGGTGCCTGTGGATTAGAAACATGCAGTTGGCGATGTCATTCCTCCTTCAGCAAACATCCCCGAGCACGGGCTCCGTGGCAGACAGGCAGGGTGCTGGGGGGTGAGGCGGGAGCCACGGGTCCCAACTGTTTGCCTCCTAGTCTGGGGGGAGCGCGAGACTCGGGGGTCACAGTGCAGGCCCACTCGCTCAGCCCGCAGGAGTGGCAGCCCTGGGTCTGGGGGAGCTTTAGCTGAGGTCAGAGAGGGTGTCCTGGGCGGAGGTGTGGGGGCACACGAGGCATTTCGGAGCCCTGTGGTGTCAGGGTCAGAGGGACGGGATGGAGACGCAggccagggacccaggctccccctccccagccccttagGAATTTAGACTTCACTCGAATACTTTACACAGACTTTCCCCCAAACTGCTTCGCCCCTCTCTCCCCGCGCCTCGCCCGCAGGAGGCGGTGCTGACCACCATGGACATCACCCACGACGGCTTCGGCTTCATGCTGGCCTTCGGGGACCTGGTGTGGGTGCCCTTTGTCTACAGCCTGCAAGCCTTCTACCTGGTGCTCCATCCCAACCAAGTGTCCTGGCCGCTGGCCGCTCTGATTGTCGCTCTGAAACGTGAGTGTCCATTTCCCTCTGGGCTCTGAACGCAGCGTGCCCGGTGCCTCCGTGTTTGTGCGACAGGCCCTTTTCAATGGCCGTAATGAGCTCACTTGGAAGCGAGCTGTGACGGGTGAGTGGTAAGGCGTTTGCAAAGAGAATGGATGCCTCATGCTTAGGTTCTTTAGTAGGTCTCTACTAGAGAGAGatctttaagattttttattgacaGTGGACATTCAGGGGGCGTGATTAGCTATTCCTAGCCCTTCAGAAGGGGTTCCAGGACATACTATTGACTGTATGCTGATGCGCTACTTTTCATCCCAGGACTTAACTGCCAGTTTGTGCTGCTTCATCCCCTCACCTGGTCCCCCAACCTGCCTCCTatctggcaactatcagtttgttctaaagagaatttttatatcaacCAGTTTGCTTGTAAATTTAAccctttgtacgccataagcatctatagacacaGTACATTCAAAATATCGTTGCATAGCAGTGAACTGGTTGTTTTAGTAACGACTCTTTTTCTGGTGGCACCTCTGAGAGGAGAGGAGTCCTGCCTTCTTAGGGCTTCCCTTCCACCAGGGGAAACAGACTCAGACGCTCGCAGGAGGCGTCTGGGAGGACAGAGGGACTGGTCGAGAGGCCTTCTCGCTGGAGGATATGGGGTTCGGTCTGAGTTTTAGTGGGTGAAATGGGTCGGAAGAGTGAGCAGTAGCTGGGGGATGTGGTGTGGACGAGCTTCAAGGGCCACCTGTCTACACCAGCGatgggaaccttttgagctcggcgtgtcagcattttgaaaaaccctaactttactctggtgcgtgtcacatatagaaatgttttgatctttgcaaccagagtaaaacaagacttatatatttaaatgccatttaacaaagaaaaatcaaccaaaaaaatgagttcgcgtgtcagaggttcgccatcactggtctacactgTCGCTTACCTCCACCAGAGGGCGGGCAAGGAGATGGGCACTGAGCTTCAGGTAGGGCTAGTTCTGCCACTAATTGGGGCCCTGGCACAAGAGGAAATTCTGGTTTGGTTTGCCCAGGTCGACCTGTGGGAAGGTATGTTACAGGTGAGCTAATCATAGGAATCGTTTACCACTTTCATAGTCAGTGAGAGGTCAGGAACTGTTCGCTTGGGCATTCTGAAATAAAGCTACTGACTAGTAGGATTGCAGTGAGATTTGGCATATATTGAAGTGCAAGACATAGTACTGAGTCTGAGCTAGAGTTTTAATGAACCAAAGTGTTCATGTTACGGCCAGCAGGCAGCGTAACTCACAGAAGAGACAGCCTGCTCTTCATTATACTAGCTCTAGACCTGGCTTTATTGTAACATGGGCTGTTATGGATGGAAGCAGTGTGAGAAGTTTGTTAAATTTCCTCAGAGCTCAGAAATAGTAGCTAAGGGAAATTACTAACATGAATTCTTAAAAATTTACAGTTTGTGGATATGTAATCTTCCGATGTGCAAATGCTCAGAAAAATGCGTTCCGGAAGAATCCCGCTGATCCAAAGCTTGCACGTAAGCACTGGTTTTACATTTATCGCATTTGTGTTGCATAAATATCATGTCTCTATTTGCCTACATGTCATTACAAATGTGTTTATTTCATACAGATTTAAAGACCATTCACACTTCAACGGGAAAGAATCTTCTAGTTTCCGGATGGTGGGGCTTCGTTCGCCACCCCAACTACTTGGGCGACCTCATCATggccctggcctggtccctcccgtGTGGTAAGCACCAGGAGCGCTCACCTGACTCCGTCCACAGGACTGTCCTTCGTTGGGACATCgtgggcagagcccagggcagacGCGCCTCCCTGTCTGTGGACCGCGGGGCCTCGTTCCTCTGGCTTGTGCGGGGAGTGAGGGACTCACAGGGCCTGAAGTTTTCCTCGAAACTTCTAAAAGCAAATGTGCAGTTTTAAACTGTGCCCGATGCTTTTGGCTAAGCAGCATATGTGGGAATTAATTTCACTTGTTATCCCCAACTCAGTGTACACACTGGGACACTGCTCTGCAGCAGCGAAGGCCGATCTGTCTTCTACCAGCTCGGCCGCCCTACgccactgagcaccaggggccGACGGGAGGTTTGCCTCCAGTGGGAGGACAAACACCTGATCACAGTGGGTGGTTAGAGAGGATTAATCACACTTATCTGATGATCTTTCAGTTCAGATACCGCCTCTGCCACCACCAGCGGGACCTTCTGAACTGGTTTGGGGAAAGCAGAACAACTGGATAGCGTACGCTTTGGTAAACACAACACTGACTGCTGTTCCGTCGCCCCCAGGTTTCCAGCACATCCTGCCCTACTTCTACGTGGTCTACTTCACCGTGCTGCTCGTGCACCGCGAGGCCCGGGACGAGCGCCAGTGCAGGAGGAAGTACGGGGTGGCCTGGGACCAGTACTGCCAGCGCGTGCCCTACCGCATCGTCCCCTACGTGTACTGACCGCCCGCCGCCCCCGAAGGGGCCTTCGCGCGCCGCACGGAGAGGTTCTGTAAGCTCCTTTCTGAGCCAGGACTGTGGAGCCAAGTAGTCAGTCTTTTACTATAGCCCTGAGTATGATTTTAAATCATAACATTTAACACGAggaaagacaaagatgttaagaCTTTGCATTCAAATAGGAAATGTCTAGCCCTTAAAAATCTGCAGGCCAGTCTCATTATTGCCCTGAGAAGAACTTTCCATGTTTATGGGTTTGATTTTAAAATGCCGGTCTTGTTTTATAAACACTGTTACAATGACAGTGGAGTGTGTTTTACTGCAGGAAGAGAATAGCATTTGCCTTCAAGTTGAAGTAAGAGGTTATTAGCAGCGCTGTTCAAGGGACACCATTCGTAGTAGCTTGCTTACCCTGAACTTCTGAACCTGCCTTCGGAAATGTAAATACGTAGCCTTTATGTAACATATGGTGACTCTGGGTTTCTCTGTACAGTGTTTTGAATGTGAAATAATTGTCAGGACTAAGTATCTTAACAAAAACATTTGcagtattttaaattaagttcTGTAAAGTAATACATGTGAATTATAATTTTTGAAACAGAATTCACTTGGTATTTTGTAAAAGATGCTATTAAGACATAGGAAGGTATTTTTCTTAATCCAAAGTTTGCAAATTAGGCTTTTCTACCTCAATTGCAGGTGTTTGTTTGCCTTTATAAActtgcaaatagaaaaaaaaatattagaataaatatatatttttggagtaACATccctatttaaacatttttacacAGATTGGTGGTTGAAGACTTGCTGTTTCAggctaatatttttatatgtttttgacTTTTTTAAACTGTGTTTTTGCTACTGCTGAGCTCATGCAGTTTATACTGTATTTTGTACATTCTTTATATTCCAAAACAATGCAAGGGAATAGTTTAAAATCCTTTCTCTCTTAGTCTAATAGATGTAGCTTTAGCTGTTAAATTCTAGTTAATAGTCTCACTGTTAATTGTTCTGTAAGGAAAGCAAATCCACTAAACTTCTGTATTTGAATTTCAGTTGTCAGTACCTTAAACACACGGGCATCTAGTAAGTACAGTGCGGATGTTGAGGTGAAGGATGGATTTCACATGAGCCGTTGGGTCAGCGCGTTCGTGCGTGCGCAGAGGTGGGTGTGCGTAGCGCCCTGTAGTCCGCAGACACTGCTTCCCCCTGGCTCACCAGGGAGGCTCTGGGGACAGAGGAAGGACACGGACTTCTCTCCCCCGGAATGAGAAAGTGCCTGGCACCAGCTACCTTTTGCTTTTTGTGTTTTAAGTTGGACATGTTGGAAATAAAGAGATAGGACCTGGAGCCTTGGTTTTCCTTCCTTTGCGTGTAACTCTGGGATCACGGAGACCGGAACGGGCGTCCTTAGATTACACGCCCCCAGACAACTTTCCCTTTTGGTTTGCGACGCTCCTGGGCCACAGGGCACCCCTAGCCACGAGGGAGAAAGCGCGCCTGCCTGCACACGCTTCTACGCGGGTAAGCGCTGCTACACGCACGGCCTGGAACAGGCATACCTGGTCAGAGTCCACATGTACCTGTTGTGGGACGGGAGTTTATTTCGCCGCCTTCTCACACAGCAGGGCGACCTGCATGCTGATCCAGTGACTGGGCGGTCTCCTCGTGGGCAAGAACACCGACGTTAAGCAGTTCGAAGGGGAGCCGGTCGTTGTGGAAATGGACGACCTCTGAGGCGTCTGATAAACTGGGCACTCGAAGGTGTGGCCTTCCGACTCCGGCGCGTTAGCAGCGGCTGGTGTCTCGGTGGAAACCTGAGAGAGAACCCAGCAGTCCGGCTGCACAGCTCAAACCCACCCACAGCGCGCGTTTCCCACGTGCCtgacctgggagcttgttaggaGTTAAACATCCTGAAGGTCAGGGGCTGTGTCACTGCACATGGGCATGACGCCTGGAGATGTCATCTTAAAGCGTAACTACGGCTTCCTAGGGTGCCTGTTCCTGAGAAGTGACGGTGGCTGTTGGTATAGCAGCTATTTTAGATTCTGGCGATATTTGGGGCTTTTGTAAACGTGTTTATGTCTCGGACTGCAGCTGGGGGGGCCTCCCCCTTCCTGAGCCTCCGAGTTAAAAAGGATCCCATTTCCCCTGTGAACCAGGGGACGTGGAGGCCCACAGGGGGCGTGACAAACACTGGGGTGCTGACCTTGGTTGGCAGGAAGTAGATTTCCGGGAAATCGCAGCATATCTCGCGAGGCAGCGAGTCCTCTAGTATTTTCTCTTCGGGATTCCACCTTGCTCCCTCGatgaataatccaaaaatgtgagcCCCAATGTGTGAGGGGTCTGTGCTCTAAGATCAAAGAGAGGTGCTGGCAGCGGCGCCCGGGCAGGACCCTGCCTGGACCAGACGCCCCATGGGACGGGCCTGGAGGAAGCGGACGGCTCCCCGCCAGCTGCGGGGGGCCCGTCCCTGTACTGGGGAGCTGTTGCCGTGTGCGACTGAGACCTGAAACAAGTGTGCAGGCTCTGCATGTGCTCATCCTGAGCTGACGAGTGTTTCAAACACAGTAAAACCCCACATTTCCAGAAGGACCACCTTCGGCCCAGCCTTTCAGAGACAGATCATAAAAGGGGTCAGACTGTCCCCTGCTTCTACCCACGCAGCTACGAGATTCGTGGAGGCTCTGGGAGGGACTCGGGAGCATATCTGAATGACATTAAAAGGGGTGAACGAGTTGCTGATCGATTCTGTTAAGCAGAAAACTTGGTTGGCAGCAGCTCCAATTCTGGGGTGTCTCCAGGGGGGCCTGGAAGGCAACTCGCTCTCCCCCACTGTGTGGAGGGGCGGGGTGGCCGGCACAGAGCCCCCCGAAGGTTCCGTCTGCTCTGATCGGGCAGGTCCCTGGAGAAGGGACGGGCACCTTGTCCCGAGCTCGCCCTCCAGGCGGCCTGGCCCTTGAGAAGTGACGGTGGGAGAGAGGACGGTGAGGGCACGTCGACCCGAAGGGGGACTGTGCCTTGTGTATCCTGCCTGCCTGGTGCCTGGCATGGCGCCCGGCACGTGCGGAGCGAGGTctgtggagggaaggagggatggccCTTCCCGACCCGAGCACCGGGTACCTTGAAGGCCCTCCTGACAAGGTTGAGCGTCTTCTGGACCACGATGGAGAACTCCTCCTCTTTGGAGCCAATGGTGCCGGGGATCACCTGGTGGGTAAAGGTGAGGGCG
This genomic interval carries:
- the LBR gene encoding delta(14)-sterol reductase LBR, producing the protein MPSRKFADGEMVRGRWPGSSLYYEVEILSHDSKSQLYTVKYKDGTELELKESDIKPLGSFRQRKSGSASSSPSRRRGSRSRSRSRSPGRSRSPGRAAKGSRRSASASHHVDIKEMKKEVLEVKLTPLVLKPFGNSISRHNGEPEQRAQNAVPHRSAQEQFPLSQESSYTSIQHSLRPRREESKFKKIDLEEEKIVTKGPTLRTWDVTATQTKDLEFGGVPGAFLIMLGLPAFLFLLLLMCRQREPSLLNFPPPLPALSDLWEARVFGAYLLWFGVQALFYSLPIGKVVEGTPLADGRRLQYRLNGFYAFILTSAAVGAALFWGVELCYVYHHFLQFALAALVFAAGLSVYLYARGLRAPRGDLSPASSGNAIYDFFIGRELNPRIGTFDLKYFCELRPGLIGWVVINLVMLLAEMKLQHRAAPSLAMILVNSFQLLYVVDALWNEEAVLTTMDITHDGFGFMLAFGDLVWVPFVYSLQAFYLVLHPNQVSWPLAALIVALKLCGYVIFRCANAQKNAFRKNPADPKLAHLKTIHTSTGKNLLVSGWWGFVRHPNYLGDLIMALAWSLPCGFQHILPYFYVVYFTVLLVHREARDERQCRRKYGVAWDQYCQRVPYRIVPYVY